A genome region from Dickeya dadantii NCPPB 898 includes the following:
- a CDS encoding DUF6250 domain-containing protein: MTDTGYSAQRTVMESHAGQACTAATEGDFHQQSNPHQFTLQWAQAADGKPLCWRVEQEDPARTRIGVDEHALTLDSAAGLTVWLDQPLSGRYRISYLREVLVQGQPNDRLSDLNQFWAARDPARASLFTRHGVLGEYDNLALYYVGMGGNWNSTTRFRYYNGLGERQLLGEFTDEAHLLRAGQRYRVTIEVDSTETRFLIDNQLYFRAHYAAPPASGYFGLRTVFSRQTISQFSVTPL, from the coding sequence ATGACGGACACAGGCTATAGCGCACAGCGCACGGTTATGGAAAGCCACGCCGGTCAGGCGTGTACCGCCGCCACGGAAGGCGATTTTCACCAGCAATCAAATCCCCATCAATTCACCCTGCAATGGGCGCAAGCCGCTGACGGAAAACCGTTGTGCTGGCGGGTGGAGCAGGAAGATCCGGCGCGCACCCGCATCGGTGTTGACGAACACGCGTTGACGCTGGACAGCGCCGCCGGGCTGACGGTGTGGCTCGACCAGCCGCTATCCGGCAGGTATCGCATCAGTTATCTGCGCGAAGTCTTGGTGCAGGGGCAGCCGAACGATCGGCTTTCCGATCTCAATCAGTTTTGGGCGGCGCGGGACCCGGCTCGCGCGTCGTTGTTCACCCGTCACGGGGTGCTGGGTGAATACGATAATCTGGCGCTGTATTACGTTGGCATGGGCGGCAACTGGAACAGCACCACCCGTTTTCGCTACTACAACGGCCTCGGCGAGCGACAGTTGCTGGGGGAGTTCACCGATGAAGCGCATTTGCTGCGCGCCGGGCAGCGTTATCGGGTGACCATTGAGGTGGACAGCACCGAAACCCGTTTCCTGATCGATAACCAGCTCTACTTTCGCGCTCACTATGCCGCACCGCCGGCCAGCGGCTATTTCGGCCTGCGGACGGTATTTTCGCGGCAGACAATCAGCCAGTTCAGCGTCACGCCGCTGTAG
- a CDS encoding LysR family transcriptional regulator, with product MNIDLRQLRHFIALIEHRNFTSAALAMNISQSAFSRSIQSLEQSVGARLIDRHHNLEPTKKGLLVLEHARRLTRHAQDLINDIEQFSEKESGEVHFGCGPAPAAWLMPQVIGEFSRQYPRVRLMFRVDNWQALGQRLMAEEFAFIVADTRHFELDARYNVQPLSQHRWGFCCRQGHPLAAFDEISVEQLFSYPLAATVRPPNLRQALVRLSGQQDIRTSIECENGYSLLDVIRQSDAIGTTNHRHGPLQQPPDGIHMLKITGLDDDTDEFYTHYGIVSRADSRLSWLSQRLIAMFLQVDQAPHRISASDTTAA from the coding sequence ATGAATATCGACCTGCGTCAGTTACGCCACTTTATTGCGCTGATCGAGCACCGTAATTTCACTTCGGCGGCGCTGGCTATGAACATTTCACAGTCGGCGTTCAGCCGCAGCATCCAGTCGCTGGAACAGAGCGTGGGCGCGCGGCTGATCGACCGTCACCATAATCTGGAACCCACCAAGAAAGGGCTGCTGGTGCTGGAACACGCCCGCCGCCTCACCCGCCACGCGCAGGATTTAATCAACGATATCGAACAGTTCAGCGAAAAAGAGAGCGGCGAGGTGCATTTCGGCTGCGGCCCGGCGCCGGCGGCCTGGCTGATGCCGCAGGTGATCGGCGAGTTCTCCCGCCAGTATCCACGGGTGCGGTTGATGTTCCGGGTCGATAACTGGCAGGCGCTGGGGCAACGCCTGATGGCGGAAGAGTTTGCCTTTATCGTCGCCGATACCCGCCATTTCGAGCTGGACGCCCGCTACAACGTGCAGCCGCTGAGCCAGCACCGCTGGGGCTTCTGCTGTCGTCAGGGGCATCCGCTGGCGGCGTTTGATGAAATCAGCGTCGAGCAACTGTTCAGCTACCCGCTGGCGGCCACGGTGCGCCCACCCAACCTGCGTCAGGCGCTGGTGCGGCTGAGCGGCCAGCAGGATATCCGCACCAGCATTGAGTGCGAGAACGGCTACAGCCTGCTGGATGTGATCCGCCAGTCCGACGCCATCGGCACCACCAATCATCGCCACGGGCCGTTACAACAGCCGCCGGACGGCATCCACATGCTGAAAATCACCGGGCTGGACGACGACACCGACGAGTTTTACACCCATTACGGCATCGTCAGCCGCGCCGACTCCCGCCTGTCGTGGCTGTCGCAGCGGCTGATCGCCATGTTTTTGCAGGTGGATCAGGCGCCGCACCGCATCAGCGCTTCCGACACTACAGCGGCGTGA
- a CDS encoding DUF2076 domain-containing protein: MQSEEQRLIDGLFSRLKTAETNTGPRDLKAEQQINDHIRQQPAAPYYMAQAMIIQEAALKQLDQRVKELEAEVNRLTQEASARPQQSSGGFLAGLFGGGSRNSAPQPSQPAGYGQPAGYGQPMGYTPPAPGYGQPAPGYAQPAPSRAGGFLSGALQTAAGVAGGVVLADMLTGMFHRSQPEEIINIINENPVLNENPLGNVGDSFRDFGADNLDTFNGAGAGNNFWNSNADDEPQNSGYDDFAADDSYDDDDSYV, encoded by the coding sequence ATGCAATCTGAAGAACAACGCCTTATTGATGGTCTGTTTAGCCGACTGAAAACAGCCGAGACCAACACGGGCCCTCGGGATCTCAAGGCAGAACAGCAAATCAATGACCACATTCGCCAGCAGCCAGCCGCGCCTTACTACATGGCGCAGGCGATGATTATTCAGGAAGCGGCGCTGAAACAGCTGGATCAGCGGGTGAAAGAGCTGGAAGCCGAGGTCAACCGACTGACGCAGGAAGCCTCTGCCCGTCCACAGCAAAGCAGCGGCGGTTTTCTGGCCGGGCTGTTTGGCGGCGGCAGTCGCAACAGCGCGCCGCAGCCGTCGCAACCGGCGGGTTATGGCCAGCCGGCCGGATACGGTCAGCCGATGGGATATACGCCGCCGGCACCGGGTTACGGCCAGCCTGCGCCGGGCTATGCGCAACCGGCGCCGTCCCGTGCGGGCGGTTTTCTGAGCGGCGCGTTGCAGACCGCCGCCGGCGTGGCGGGCGGCGTGGTGCTGGCCGATATGCTGACCGGCATGTTCCACCGCTCGCAGCCGGAAGAAATCATCAACATCATCAACGAAAATCCGGTGCTCAACGAGAACCCGCTGGGTAACGTCGGCGACAGCTTCCGGGATTTCGGTGCGGACAATCTGGATACGTTCAACGGTGCCGGTGCCGGCAACAACTTTTGGAACAGCAACGCCGACGACGAACCGCAGAACAGCGGCTACGACGATTTCGCGGCTGATGATTCCTACGACGACGACGATTCCTACGTCTAA